One Nostoc sp. UHCC 0302 DNA window includes the following coding sequences:
- a CDS encoding sulfite exporter TauE/SafE family protein, giving the protein MLDLLLIMTLGFLGSFGHCFGMCGPLTVAFSLSHQQGTPQAGSSKQTTSSKQFSTWQQQLEFHILLNLGRMLSYALVGAGIGAIGSVLVEGGQLAGIGSNLRHWIAIVTGVMLIWFGLEQVAPKLLPRIPVLHPLLQGSLHNRLSTGMVKLSLKTRWWTPALLGMTWGLMPCGFLYAAQLKAAETGNWWMGAATMLAFGLGTLPTMLGVGVSTSLVSKDRRSQLFRLGGWVTLTIGAITLLRTGDTMVDYTGHAALICLILALIARPISSLWASPLRYRRAFGVGAFVLSVVHTAHMIEHSLQWNLNAFFFLPPDFQWGIAAGAVALILMTPAAFTSLESLQKSLGKRWRQIHLLGVPALLLSAIHAVLIGSHYLGSLQSNWGNKLATVLLGIVTLSVLLVRSRLFWSKLTLEKFYVPPTKSR; this is encoded by the coding sequence ATGCTAGATTTGTTGCTGATCATGACTCTAGGCTTCCTGGGCAGTTTTGGACATTGCTTTGGAATGTGTGGCCCCCTGACAGTGGCATTTTCCCTCTCGCATCAGCAGGGAACTCCACAGGCAGGTTCCTCAAAGCAAACAACGTCTTCAAAACAGTTTTCCACGTGGCAACAGCAATTAGAATTTCATATCCTATTAAACCTGGGGCGAATGTTGAGCTATGCTCTAGTCGGTGCTGGCATTGGGGCAATAGGTTCAGTCTTAGTAGAAGGTGGGCAACTAGCAGGTATCGGCAGTAATTTACGCCACTGGATAGCAATTGTGACTGGCGTGATGCTGATTTGGTTTGGGTTAGAACAAGTAGCGCCCAAGTTGCTACCTCGCATTCCTGTATTACACCCCTTATTGCAGGGCAGTTTACATAATCGCTTGAGTACAGGAATGGTCAAGCTTTCCTTAAAAACCAGATGGTGGACACCAGCACTTTTGGGCATGACTTGGGGTTTGATGCCTTGTGGTTTTTTGTATGCAGCCCAGCTGAAAGCTGCTGAAACTGGTAATTGGTGGATGGGTGCAGCAACCATGCTAGCTTTTGGTTTAGGAACCCTACCCACTATGCTCGGTGTAGGCGTCTCTACTTCCTTGGTAAGTAAAGACAGGCGTAGTCAGTTGTTTAGATTAGGCGGCTGGGTTACTCTCACTATTGGCGCAATCACCTTGCTGCGGACTGGTGACACAATGGTAGATTACACAGGACATGCCGCATTAATTTGCTTAATTTTAGCGCTGATTGCTCGTCCGATTAGCAGCTTGTGGGCGTCACCCCTGCGTTACCGTCGAGCTTTTGGAGTAGGGGCTTTTGTGTTGTCTGTGGTTCACACCGCCCACATGATAGAACACTCGCTGCAATGGAATCTTAATGCCTTTTTTTTCTTGCCACCAGACTTTCAGTGGGGCATTGCTGCGGGTGCTGTAGCATTGATATTAATGACCCCCGCTGCTTTTACAAGTTTGGAATCATTGCAGAAATCTTTGGGCAAGCGTTGGCGACAGATTCATCTATTGGGTGTGCCAGCTTTGCTCTTGAGCGCCATTCATGCTGTACTAATTGGTTCCCATTACCTGGGTTCCTTACAATCAAATTGGGGGAATAAATTGGCAACTGTGCTGTTGGGAATTGTCACCCTCAGTGTGTTGCTGGTGCGTTCACGCTTGTTTTGGTCAAAGTTAACCTTAGAAAAGTTTTATGTCCCCCCAACTAAGTCCCGGTAA
- a CDS encoding ABC transporter ATP-binding protein, with protein MAKSRRLAKLVAYLRPHWREATLGIIALLSVNGLGVYIPLLIRSAVDQLSATFKWNQILHYVVPIVLLSSAMWLMRMASRIWLFGVGRQVEFDLKQRIFEHLLKLEPSYFARNTAGDLISRATSDVDNIRRLLGFAVLSLANTVFAYTLTLPVMLAISVDLTLASLAVYPFMFLLVYLFSNRLRKQQAAVQEKLSDISELIQEDISGIALIKIYAQEENERRAFAKKNQQLLAANLELAKSRNTLFPLISGLANVSSLVIIWLGTMRMSAGTLAVGDFLALLIYVERLVFPTALLGFTITAYQRGEVSIDRLESILSVTPKIQDVTDVVHLPLAEAKGELTAKNFSYTYPDSKTPALENLNFTIAPGETVAIVGAIGSGKSTLANALPRLLDIEAGQLFLDDVDITKIALADLRSAIAYVPQDSFLFSTTIKNNIRYSDPVSEQENVESVAKLAQIDTEISNFPQQYETVVGERGITLSGGQRQRTALARAMLVNAPVLILDDALSSVDNQTATQILNNLSKGTKRKTVIFITHQLSAAAAADRIFVIDKGKIVQIGNHLELVQKQGLYRTLWSQHQVEELLR; from the coding sequence ATGGCAAAATCTCGACGACTGGCTAAACTTGTTGCTTACTTGCGTCCCCATTGGCGGGAAGCTACTTTAGGTATTATTGCTTTATTGTCTGTCAATGGGCTGGGCGTTTATATACCCTTGTTAATTCGTTCAGCAGTTGACCAACTCTCAGCAACCTTCAAATGGAATCAGATACTACATTACGTAGTGCCGATTGTTTTGCTGAGTTCAGCGATGTGGTTAATGCGTATGGCATCGCGCATTTGGCTATTTGGGGTGGGGCGTCAGGTTGAATTTGACCTGAAACAACGGATTTTTGAACATTTACTGAAACTGGAGCCGTCTTATTTTGCCCGCAACACCGCAGGCGATTTGATTAGTAGGGCTACCAGTGATGTGGACAATATCAGGCGATTGTTAGGTTTTGCAGTATTGAGTTTGGCGAATACTGTATTTGCCTATACCCTAACACTGCCAGTGATGTTGGCGATTAGTGTGGATTTGACATTAGCATCTCTGGCGGTGTACCCTTTTATGTTCTTGTTGGTATATCTATTTAGCAATCGCTTACGTAAGCAACAAGCAGCAGTGCAAGAGAAACTCTCTGATATCAGTGAACTTATTCAAGAAGATATTAGCGGTATTGCTCTAATTAAAATCTACGCCCAAGAAGAAAATGAGCGTCGAGCCTTCGCTAAGAAAAATCAGCAGCTTTTAGCGGCTAACTTGGAATTAGCAAAAAGCAGAAATACATTGTTTCCCTTAATTAGTGGGCTAGCCAATGTCAGTTCGCTGGTGATCATCTGGTTAGGGACGATGCGGATGTCTGCTGGAACACTTGCTGTTGGCGACTTTCTGGCATTATTAATTTATGTAGAGCGTCTAGTTTTCCCCACTGCGCTGTTAGGATTCACAATTACTGCCTACCAACGGGGCGAAGTTAGTATTGATCGGCTTGAGTCTATTCTCAGCGTCACACCAAAAATTCAAGATGTAACCGATGTCGTACATCTACCTCTAGCTGAAGCCAAAGGAGAACTCACAGCTAAAAATTTCAGTTATACCTATCCTGACTCCAAGACTCCAGCTTTAGAAAATCTCAACTTTACAATTGCTCCTGGGGAAACAGTGGCAATTGTTGGGGCAATTGGTTCTGGAAAATCAACCTTAGCGAATGCTTTGCCACGCTTGTTAGATATTGAGGCGGGGCAGTTGTTTTTAGATGATGTGGATATTACGAAGATAGCGCTGGCAGATTTACGAAGTGCGATCGCCTACGTTCCCCAAGATAGCTTTCTATTCAGTACCACAATTAAAAATAATATCCGTTACAGCGACCCAGTGAGCGAACAAGAAAATGTAGAGTCCGTTGCCAAACTCGCTCAAATTGATACAGAAATTAGCAACTTTCCTCAACAATATGAAACCGTTGTTGGCGAACGTGGTATTACTCTTTCTGGTGGCCAACGTCAACGTACTGCTTTAGCTAGAGCAATGTTAGTGAATGCGCCAGTGCTAATTTTAGATGATGCCCTCTCCAGTGTCGATAATCAAACAGCTACACAAATCCTGAACAATCTATCTAAAGGTACGAAGCGTAAAACAGTTATTTTTATCACTCATCAACTATCTGCTGCCGCTGCTGCCGACCGGATTTTTGTTATAGATAAAGGCAAAATTGTCCAAATAGGTAATCACTTAGAACTTGTGCAAAAACAAGGATTATACAGAACTTTGTGGAGTCAACATCAAGTTGAAGAATTACTTCGTTGA